ATCCCCAAGGGGAGGCCTAAATGTCCTCCCCGTTTCTTTAGCGGTTCTAAAAGGTCCATGCCGGGGCTTTTTGGCTTGTTCGGCTGGGTGGCAGAGTGGTTATGCAGCGGCCTGCAAAGCCGTGTACGCCGGTTCGATTCCGACCCCAGCCTCCATTCTCACCCGATGACAGCCCTAAGCGCTGTGTTATCCTTCGAATACCAGCGTTAAATGGTATTAACGTAACGGGCGAGAGACAGTATGCGGATAATGACCAAAAAACAAAAAGACATCCTCGGGCGCTTGCTAAGGCTCGCCAATGGCGATGTCTTATTGGTCGAACGCGCGCTGCGCCGGTTCTCGGATAAGCCCGGCAGCTCCAAAGAGCTTGTGCAGTTTATTAAAGATAACGCCCCGAAGAAGGCTGCCTAGTTTAGTTCCCGCCCGTGTCCCTGGCATGGACAAGTCTCGCTGTCCTGATAATGTTGTTTCCCGGCGTTCTGTTCTTTTTTGGCCTGTATTTCGAAGAACGCGCCTCGCGCGAAACCATCCAGGCCGGCCTACTGTTTGAGCTGACGTTTGTCGCGCTCGTTTCGCTCGCCGTTCACGCCACCGGCTTTTTGATAGCCTCGTTCGGCTGCAACATCGGCATTCCTTGCATCAACCTCGAATACGTTTTTGCCGCCTTGCAAATGCAGGGGGCCAACAATATTTCGGTCGCCGACCTCAGTGCCAATATCGGCGAAAATGTCGGTTGGATCTTTGTTTATTTGTTCGTCACCAGTACCGTCGGTTTCATCGCCGGCTGGCGCACCGGCGTCCGTATTATCAACGGCTCGCTGCCGCGCTTGGCGGTGCACAGTTGGATTTATGACCTGGTCGCGTCCGACGACCACTACATCATCGCCCACGTGCTGACCCACCTAAAATATGAGAACCGCGCGGTCGTCTATCGCGGCTTTCTCGAAGAATACTATTTCACCAAGGATGGCAAGATTTCCTACCTCGTGCTGTCGCAGTGCTCGCGTTATTACCTGGTTCTGGAAAAGGACGCGATCGAAACCAGCGCCATCGAGCACTGGAGCCCGATCGGCGAGACCCATGGCGTTTTGGCGCAGAACCAGGCGTCGGTAATATCCAGTATCTTCGTCATCGAAGGCGACGACATCAGTAACGTGGTATTTGATCGCGTAAAGTTGCCGGATACGGAGGAGGCGTTGGCCGATGTGATTCAACAGGGCGACGATAGTCTTCAACCGCAAGCCTAATCCCTTTACACTTCGCACCCCACAGCCCGAGTGGCGAAATTGGTAGACGCAACGGACTTAAAATCCGTCGGGGGGAAACCTCCATGCCGGTTCGATTCCGGCCTTGGGCACCATTATCAGTAACTTACGCTGCAGCGGTAGGGTTAACGGTTTCTGTTTTTTCCTGCTGTGACAAATTTGTGCCATTACTGTTTACAACCGTACTGGCGATCTGCTCTGCATAATGGGCCAGGTACTTCGCCGAGAGTTGGGCATAATGTTTCACCACCTCAACTTCTCATCAATGACATGTTCAACGACATCGTCCGTGATTTCGTCCAAGTAAAGCGCGCCTAAGAATTTATTCAGCCAGCGTATACGCTGAAGATCATCCTCAACGGTGCGCGATGCGCGCCCTACATTTCGTCATCGGCAACGCCGACATTACCTCGACGCCGACACCACCCCTGCACGATACGATCCGACACCATGGCCACCAGCGCGATGGATAACCCCGCGGTGAGACCGAGCCCGGCATCGGCCTTGCCGAGCGCTACGTACACGCGCTGACCTAGATCGGTGGTGCCAACCAGCGCCGCGACCGCCAGCATCGACAGCGCCGCCATAATCGTTTGATTCATGCCGAGCAGGATCGATGGCAACGCCAACGGGAGCTTCACGTGGTAGAGCAGCTGTCGTGGTGTGCATCCCATTTGCCGACCGGCTTCGATGAGCGTCGGCGGCACCGCACGCAGACCGTGCTCGACGTAGCGGATCGGCGGCACGATCGCGTACAACATGATCGCGATGAGCGCGGTGAATTCGCCGACCTTGAACAACATCAGCGCCGGAATGAGAAACACGAACTGTGGCATCGTCTGCAACGCATCGTTAATCGGTCGAAGTGTCGCCGAAACGATTTTGTACCGCGCCGCCGAGGCGCCGAGCAACCCGCCTACGATCACGCACAGCAACACCGCGAGCGCGCACAGATACATCGAATGCACGAACGGTTGCCACAATCCGCAGACCAGAATGAAGACTAGGCTCGCCACCGCGAACGCCGCGACCCTGCGGCCGGCCGCGCGCCACGCGAGCGTGCCGACCATGGCGATGAAGGCCGGCCACGGTAGATCGGCGAGACCGAAATAGAAAATCACCGCGGCGATAATCACCATGGACGGCGCCCAGCGACCGCCGCGCGCGTATAAAACGCCGGCGATACCCGATATCGCCAGCACATAGCCGGTCGTCATCGTCGGCGTCAGTGCGAACCCCCACGCCTGCGATGTTGCCACGCCGACCAAACCGATACGCAGGGGCAGCAGACCGCCGTACATAAAGCCGTTTTTTATCTGTTCGAACAACCCGGCGTGATGCGCGACGAACGCCATCAGAGCGTCGTTTAATCCCCCCGGGTCGAGCGCGATGGCCTCGGGTGGTGCCGAGAAAGAGTGAGGCAGGGCACAGAGCGCGGTGGCGAGGAGCGCCGCCGCCAAGTACACCCAGCGCCCGCGGCGCGGCGTTGACCGGCGCGCCTGCGATTTGCGTTGCTCGGCGAAGCCGCTCGTGATGCGATCGATCAACATCGCCAACAACGCGATGACCGATCCCGAGAGCACGCTCTGGCCGAACTCGGCTTTGCGCATGGCGCTCAACACTTCCCAGCCGATGTCATCGAAGCCGCCGATGATGGCGGCGATGATCACCATGCTAAAGATCGCCATGGTTGTCTGATTGATCCCGACTAGAATCTGTGGCATCGCGGTCGGCAGCTCGACGTAGAAAAATTTTTGCCAGGAGCTGGCGCCCGCCATGCTGCCGGCTTCTCTTATCGATATCGGCACTTCTTGCAATCCAAGCAGCGTGTTGCGCACCATCGGCGGGATCGCGTACAGCGCGCTGGCGATGAGACCGACCACTGGGCCGAAGCCGAACAACAGCAACAACGGGATCAGATAAGCGAACGAGGGCATCGTCTGCATAACGTCGAGCACGGCTTCGATCGCCGAACGCAGGCGGGCGAGTCGCTGCGCCGCGACACCGGCGGCGAAGCCGAGCGCGACCGAGATCGGCACCGCGAGCAGTACCAGCGTCAATGTGTTCATGCTTTGACGCCAATAGCCGCTCGCGAGGAGATACGCCGATACCGCCATCGCAAACATCAACAACCGCCATCCACCGGCGCGTAACGCGAGTGCCCCGATGATCACGACCGCCGCCGGCCACGGCAGCCATTGTAATCCGGCCTGCAGATAGTGCATCGGCACATGCAACGCCCCGGCCGACGCGCGAAAGAACGGCTGCGACGGCGCGATCACGCGATCGATCGCCACGTTGAGCCACGCGGCGATCGGCGGCATCCACTCCGTCGGATAGTCCACGAGCCACGGATAACGCGCGCGCGCCAGAATCGTGACGGCAATGAAGATCAGAAGCGCAGGCGCGATCCATCGATGCCGATCCATGCGACGCCCTACGGTAACGAAGAGCCGATCCGCCGCCACGGTCACGGACGCACTCCGCGGTCGCGTGCCAGCACGCGCGCGACCGCGGATGCATGCACGTGCCCGAGGCAACGTCGCTCGGCATCGATCACTGCAAACGATCGCATGCCGGCGGCAATGCGCATAACGAGATCATCGAGTGTCGTCTCGGGCGCCACGTCGTCGATCGCGTAGGACAGGTGACCCGCAGGTTCCATGACGTCGCGCGCCGTCATCACCTGCGCCAGCGGCACCTGGCGAGTGAATTCCGCGACACACGCGTTCGCCGGTCGCAACACGATGTCCGCCGGCGCGCCGATCTGGATCACGCGCCCGTCGCGCATGATCGCAATGCGATCCGCCAGACGGAACGCCTCGAGGATATCATGGGTGATGAAGACTATCGTTTTGTGCAGCAATTGTTGCAGCCGCAGGAATTCATCCTGCAACTGCGTACGGATCAACGGGTCGAGCGCGGAGAACGGCTCGTCGAGAAACCAGAGGTCGGGCTCCACGGCGAGCGAGCGCGCGATGCCCACACGTTGTTGCTCGCCGCCCGACAATTGATGTGGGAA
This genomic stretch from Gammaproteobacteria bacterium harbors:
- a CDS encoding ABC transporter permease subunit, whose amino-acid sequence is MTVAADRLFVTVGRRMDRHRWIAPALLIFIAVTILARARYPWLVDYPTEWMPPIAAWLNVAIDRVIAPSQPFFRASAGALHVPMHYLQAGLQWLPWPAAVVIIGALALRAGGWRLLMFAMAVSAYLLASGYWRQSMNTLTLVLLAVPISVALGFAAGVAAQRLARLRSAIEAVLDVMQTMPSFAYLIPLLLLFGFGPVVGLIASALYAIPPMVRNTLLGLQEVPISIREAGSMAGASSWQKFFYVELPTAMPQILVGINQTTMAIFSMVIIAAIIGGFDDIGWEVLSAMRKAEFGQSVLSGSVIALLAMLIDRITSGFAEQRKSQARRSTPRRGRWVYLAAALLATALCALPHSFSAPPEAIALDPGGLNDALMAFVAHHAGLFEQIKNGFMYGGLLPLRIGLVGVATSQAWGFALTPTMTTGYVLAISGIAGVLYARGGRWAPSMVIIAAVIFYFGLADLPWPAFIAMVGTLAWRAAGRRVAAFAVASLVFILVCGLWQPFVHSMYLCALAVLLCVIVGGLLGASAARYKIVSATLRPINDALQTMPQFVFLIPALMLFKVGEFTALIAIMLYAIVPPIRYVEHGLRAVPPTLIEAGRQMGCTPRQLLYHVKLPLALPSILLGMNQTIMAALSMLAVAALVGTTDLGQRVYVALGKADAGLGLTAGLSIALVAMVSDRIVQGWCRRRGNVGVADDEM
- a CDS encoding betaine/proline/choline family ABC transporter ATP-binding protein (Members of the family are the ATP-binding subunit of ABC transporters for substrates such as betaine, L-proline or other amino acids, choline, carnitine, etc. The substrate specificity is best determined from the substrate-binding subunit, rather than this subunit, as it interacts with the permease subunit and not with substrate directly.) translates to MTKTSAVKLSCRHLWKVYGPNPDEFIKRHGIVCENGAGSPSRSASDNKYLDLFDDKHLAAVADVSFDVHVGEIFVIMGLSGSGKSTVVRCLSRLVEPTAGHMYLDGEDLQAASERRLIDLRRRSMGMVFQSFGLLPHLNVLDNIAFPLRMRGEPAAERHVRAREMAKLVGLSGREHAFPHQLSGGEQQRVGIARSLAVEPDLWFLDEPFSALDPLIRTQLQDEFLRLQQLLHKTIVFITHDILEAFRLADRIAIMRDGRVIQIGAPADIVLRPANACVAEFTRQVPLAQVMTARDVMEPAGHLSYAIDDVAPETTLDDLVMRIAAGMRSFAVIDAERRCLGHVHASAVARVLARDRGVRP